From Maylandia zebra isolate NMK-2024a linkage group LG11, Mzebra_GT3a, whole genome shotgun sequence, one genomic window encodes:
- the LOC105940419 gene encoding uncharacterized protein LOC105940419, with product MKNSSGLLLLLFLGMCSARTYPNVALRGKATQSNELNLELADASNAIDGNRESHYWAGSCIHTDQQTNPWWRVDLLDSYIVTSVIITNRGDCCPERLNGAEIHIGNSLQDNGAGNPVVAVISHIPAGRSLTITFTRLVEGRYVTVVLPGANRILQLCEVEVYGYRAPTGENLAIQGKATQSSLYLPGMAYNAIDGNRANLWNQASCTCTNKELNPWWRLDLGKTHKVFSVNVTNRGDGFPERLNGAEIRIGDSLDNNGNNNPRCTVISSIPLGFTETFKCNGMDGRYVNIIIPGRSEHLSLCEVEVYGSRLD from the exons ATGAAAAACAGTTCAGGTCTGCTTTTGCTGCTTTTCCTGGGGATGTGCTCAGCACGCACCTATC CAAACGTGGCTTTACGTGGAAAAGCTACCCAGTCAAATGAACTGAATCTTGAGCTCGCAGATGCCAGCAATGCCATTGATGGAAATCGTGAGTCTCACTATTGGGCTGGATCATGCATCCACACTGATCAGCAGACCAACCCCTGGTGGAGAGTGGACCTGCTGGATTCCTACATTGTCACCTCTGTGATCATAACCAACAGAGGAGACTGCTGTCCAGAAAGGCTTAATGGTGCAGAGATTCATATCGGCAACTCGTTACAAGATAATGGTGCTGGAAATCCAGT GGTTGCAGTAATTTCTCACATCCCAGCAGGCAGGTCTTTAACAATTACTTTTACCAGACTTGTGGAGGGACGTTATGTAACTGTGGTATTACCAGGGGCAAACAGGATCCTCCAACTTTGTGAAGTGGAAGTCTATGGTTATCGAGCCCCAACTG GAGAGAACCTAGCAATCCAAGGAAAAGCCACACAGTCTTCACTATATTTACCAGGCATGGCCTATAATGCCATAGATGGCAATCGTGCCAACCTATGGAACCAAGCTTCATGCACTTGTACAAACAAGGAGTTAAATCCCTGGTGGCGACTGGACCTGGGCAAAACCCATAAAGTGTTTTCTGTTAATGTAACCAACCGCGGAGATGGTTTCCCTGAACGACTCAATGGAGCTGAAATTCGAATCGGAGATTCTCTTGACAACAATGGCAACAACAATCCCAG GTGTACTGTGATCTCAAGCATCCCTCTGGGCTTCACTGAAACCTTTAAGTGTAATGGGATGGACGGTCGCTATGTCAACATTATCATCCCAGGAAGAAGCGAGCATCTGTCCCTATGTGAGGTGGAGGTGTATGGCTCCAGGCTGGATTAG
- the LOC101481859 gene encoding fucolectin-1, with translation MMKLNAFLLLLLLGISSVSTYQNVALRGKATQSTRLTDNPVSAAHNAIDGNRNSEFSVGSCTHTNEQTNPWWRVDLLQSYIITSVTIFNRGDCCQHRLSGLEIHIGNSLNNEGLENPKVGTISEGRTGESKLTFTNRVEGRYVTLTLPGSGRILTLCEVEVYGYPAPTDENLALQGKATQSSRYSFGIAYNAIDGNRNSKWEEASCTLTKKSMSPWWRLDLLKTHKVFSVSIVNQDSQPERLDGAEIRIGESLENDGNNNPRCAVITGIAGGAVAVFKCNGTEGRYINIVIPKRNEFLSLCEVEVYGSRLD, from the exons ATGATGAAACTGAATGCTTTCCTTCTGCTACTCCTCCTAGGAATAAGCTCGGTTTCCACTTATC AAAATGTGGCCCTGCGTGGTAAAGCAACTCAATCAACCCGTTTAACTGATAACCCCGTGTCAGCTGCCCACAACGCGATTGATGGAAATCGTAATTCTGAATTTTCGGTTGGGTCTTGCACACACACTAACGAGCAGACGAACCCCTGGTGGAGAGTGGACCTGCTTCAGTCCTACATAAtcacatctgtcaccatcttcaACAGAGGAGACTGCTGTCAGCACAGACTCAGTGGGCTGGAGATCCACATAGGCAACTCTTTGAACAATGAAGGTTTAGAAAACCCAAA GGTTGGTACAATTTCTGAAGGTCGTACAGGTGAATCCAAATTGACTTTCACCAATCGGGTGGAGGGACGTTATGTAACATTGACCCTGCCTGGTTCAGGTAGGATCCTCACACTCTGCGAAGTTGAAGTCTATGGATACCCTGCTCCAACTG ATGAGAATCTTGCACTCCAAGGAAAAGCCACACAGTCGTCAAGATATTCATTTGGCATTGCATATAATGCCATAGATGGAAATCGTAACAGCAAATGGGAAGAGGCCTCCTGCACTCTCACAAAAAAATCAATGAGTCCGTGGTGGCGGCTTGATTTGCTCAAAACACATAAAGTGTTTTCTGTTAGTATCGTAAATCAAGATTCTCAACCAGAACGACTCGATGGAGCTGAAATCCGCATTGGAGAATCTCTTGAAAACGATGGCAACAATAATCCCAG GTGTGCCGTGATCACAGGTATTGCAGGAGGTGCTGTTGCTGTTTTCAAGTGCAATGGGACAGAGGGCCGTTACATTAATATCGTCATTCCTAAGAGAAATGAGTTCCTAAGTCTGTGTGAGGTTGAAGTGTATGGCTCGAGACTAGATTAA
- the LOC105940423 gene encoding uncharacterized protein LOC105940423, producing MMKRSVFILLLLLRTTLASTYQNLATRGKATQSTCYPHARASALNAIDGNRNSDFMAGSCTHTNEQTNPWWKVDLLQSYVITSITVTNRGDCCHERLNGLEIHIGNSLVNDGLDNPMVGRISRIRLGKSFDLTFTNRVEGRYVTLTVTGSRRILTLCEVEVYGYPSPTEENLALQGKATQSSLYAFGNAFNAIDGNRNSKWEDASCTLTQKSMSPWWRLDLLKTRKVFSINIVNQDSLPERLNGAEIRIGDSLRNNGNNNSRCAVITSIAGDVVAKFTCNGTEGRYVNIVIPDREEFLSLCEVEVYGSRLD from the exons ATGATGAAACGGagtgttttcattttgctgCTCCTCCTGAGGACGACTTTGGCTTCTACTTATC AAAATCTGGCTACACGTGGTAAAGCAACTCAGTCAACCTGTTACCCGCATGCTAGGGCATCTGCACTTAATGCAATCGATGGAAACCGCAATTCTGACTTTATGGCGGGGTCGTGCACACACACTAATGAACAGACAAATCCCTGGTGGAAAGTGGACCTGCTTCAGTCCTACGTCATCACTTCCATCACCGTCACTAACAGAGGAGACTGCTGTCATGAAAGGCTCAACGGGCTGGAGATCCACATTGGCAACTCTTTGGTCAATGACGGTTTAGATAACCcaat GGTTGGTAGAATTTCTCGAATTCGTTTGGGCAAATCCTTCGATCTGACTTTTACCAATCGTGTGGAGGGACGGTATGTAACTTTGACTGTGACCGGTTCACGAAGGATCCTCACACTCTGCGAAGTGGAAGTCTATGGATACCCTAGTCCAACTG aGGAGAATCTTGCACTCCAAGGAAAAGCCACACAATCCTCACTGTATGCATTTGGCAACGCATTTAATGCCATAGATGGAAATCGTAACAGCAAATGGGAAGATGCCTCCTGCACTCTCACACAGAAATCAATGAGCCCTTGGTGGCGACTTGATCTGCTCAAAACACGTAAAGTGTTTTCTATTAATATAGTAAATCAAGATTCTCTTCCAGAACGACTCAATGGAGCCGAGATCCGCATTGGCGATTCCCTTCGCAACAACGGGAACAACAACTCCAG GTGTGCTGTGATCACAAGCATCGCTGGAGATGTTGTTGCTAAGTTCACATGCAATGGAACGGAAGGCCGCTATGTTAATATTGTCATTCCCGACAGAGAAGAGTTCCTGAGTCTGTGTGAGGTCGAAGTGTACGGCTCTAGGCTGGattaa
- the LOC101482163 gene encoding uncharacterized protein LOC101482163 has protein sequence MKTSVFLLLLLLRTSSTSTYQNVALRGTAAQSISEDHVLSAAHNAIDGNRNSDFRAGSCTLTSAQNRPWWRVDLLQSYIITSVTITNRGDCCHERLNGLKIHIGNSLNNEGLGNPKVGEISEVGAGISFSVTFTDRAEGRYVILTLPGSRKILTLCEVEVYGYRSPTGDNLALEGKATQSSLYGFGFAYNAIDGNRNSKWEEGSCTHTNNNISPWWRLNLRKTHKVFSVKIVNIDSNPERLNGAEIRIGDSLDNNGNNNPRCAVITNIAGGAVANFTCNGMDGRYVNIVIPAREEFLSLCEVEVYGSKLD, from the exons ATGAAAACAAGTGTTTTCCTTCTGCTGCTCCTCTTAAGAACGAGTTCGACTTCCACTTATC aaaatgtggCCTTGCGTGGTACAGCAGCCCAGTCGATCTCTGAGGACCACGTCCTCTCAGCTGCCCACAATGCAATTGATGGAAACCGTAACTCTGACTTCAGGGCGGGATCGTGCACACTCACTAGTGCACAGAACCGTCCCTGGTGGAGAGTGGACCTGCTTCAGTCCTACATCATCACTTCTGTCACCATCACCAACAGAGGAGACTGCTGTCATGAAAGGCTCAACGGGCTAAAGATCCACATAGGCAACTCTTTGAACAACGAAGGTTTAGGAAACCCAAA GGTTGGTGAAATTTCTGAAGTTGGTGCTGGCATATCCTTCAGTGTGACTTTCACTGATCGAGCAGAGGGGCGCTATGTTATATTGACTCTGCCTGGTTCAAGAAAGATTCTCACACTCTGTGAAGTGGAAGTCTATGGATACCGTTCTCCAACTG GAGACAATCTTGCACTTGAAGGAAAAGCCACACAGTCATCGTTGTATGGATTTGGATTTGCATACAATGCCATCGATGGAAATCGTAACAGCAAGTGGGAAGAGGGCTCCTGcactcacacaaacaacaacatcagCCCCTGGTGGCGTCTTAATTTGCGCAAAACCCATAAAGTGTTTTCTGTTAAAATTGTCAACATTGACTCCAACCCCGAACGGCTCAACGGAGCTGAGATTCGCATTGGAGATTCCCTTGACAACAATGGCAACAACAACCCCAG GTGTGCAGTGATCACAAACATCGCGGGAGGTGCTGTTGCTAATTTCACATGCAATGGAATGGACGGCCGCTATGTGAACATTGTCATCCCGGCCCGAGAAGAGTTCCTTAGTCTGTGTGAAGTTGAAGTGTATGGATCTAAACTTGATTAG
- the LOC105941118 gene encoding uncharacterized protein LOC105941118, which yields MSFSRASLLLLFVQMSSVFTYQNVALRGKATQSRLINPGEWDGFAAAGNAIDGNRKSRFNYGSCSHTATEANPWWRVDLLESYIITSMIITNREDCCEERINGAEIHIGNKLQDNGAANPRVAIISSIPAGSSHTITFSNRVEGRYVTVLLPGSNRILTLCEVEVYGYHAPTGENLALQGKATQSSVQTLGLAYNAIDGNRNSNPEKGSCTQTSYDNIPWWRLDLRKTHKVFSVKIVNSDSDPERLNRAEIRIGDSLDNNGNSNPRCAVITSIPAGGIQEFQCNGMDGRYVNVVIPGREEYLSLCEVEVYGSVLD from the exons ATGAGCTTCAGTAGAGCATCTCTTTTGCTCCTCTTTGTGCAGATGTCCTCAGTCTTCACTTACC AAAATGTGGCTTTACGTGGAAAAGCCACGCAGTCACGTCTAATCAACCCGGGAGAGTGGGATGGATTTGCAGCAGCGGGTAATGCTATCGATGGAAACCGTAAATCTCGCTTTAATTATGGATCATGCAGTCACACTGCAACAGAGGCAAACCCctggtggagagtagacttgcTGGAGTCCTATATAATCACCTCCATGATCATCACCAATCGAGAAGACTGTTGCGAAGAAAGGATCAATGGAGCAGAGATTCATATTGGCAACAAGTTACAAGACAATGGCGCTGCAAACCCACG GGTTGCTATAATTTCTTCAATTCCTGCAGGGAGCTCACACACCATAACTTTCAGTAATCGTGTGGAGGGACGTTATGTCACTGTGCTTTTACCAGGTTCAAACAGAATTCTTACACTCTGTGAAGTGGAGGTTTATGGGTATCATGCCCCAACTG GAGAGAACCTTGCACTCCAAGGAAAAGCCACACAGTCATCAGTGCAGACCTTAGGGCTTGCATATAACGCCATAGATGGAAATCGTAACAGCAACCCAGAAAAAGGATCCTGCACTCAGACAAGCTATGACAACATCCCCTGGTGGCGACTTGACCTGcgcaaaacacacaaagtgtTTTCTGTTAAGATAGTCAACTCTGATTCTGACCCAGAACGACTCAACAGGGCTGAGATTCGCATTGGAGACTCTCTTGACAACAATGGAAACAGCAATCCCAG GTGTGCTGTGATCACAAGTATCCCTGCAGGCGGCATTCAAGAGTTCCAATGCAACGGGATGGATGGCCGCTACGTTAACGTTGTCATCCCAGGAAGAGAGGAATATCTGAGTCTGTGCGAAGTGGAGGTTTATGGTTCTGTCCTGGATTAG